atatgcaaGGGCAGATAATAAAGCAAAGCAGCAACCATTCTGGTTGCATTAAATAACATTTGTAGGCAAACTAGCTTACTCATCACAAATGTCAAAGTACTTTGAAGTTTTGTCAGgttaattcaattatttgctTACTTCTCAGCATAAATGTGACGCTGCCTACCTGATGTGACACCAGCACGGCAAATTCCAATGATTCTGTCTTCTCCAGTGGAATTCCCTGACGCCCCTTTGCTTAAAGTTAGCCAAATATTAGCTGAGTTAACGCTCGCTAGCCGTTAGCTTGCTGCTACACAACTGCTTTCGTTcgctttttaaacacaacaaatgcGTCGCGGTGGCAATAAGCTAATTAGTGCAATGAAGACAGTAACTTTCGAATCATTCTGTCATTCACTCGCTTATTTCGTGTCTATGACTGGCTGACACGTCCATGCTGTTGCTGTTCTTGTCACAACTGCCCCCTCCTGTGTGTGAGGTTTGACAAGGACGAGTACAGATGCATTACGGGAAATGCAGTCTTGACGCGACAAGGAGCGGTAGGATAGGCTAGCTCGAGGGGCGTCTCACATACACACTGGAAAATGAATTTCTGACCTGTTTTACGTCAGAGATTAAGCGTGTGTGTAATACTGGTTTTCAGTTTTAGTTTATTCACATAACTTTTAAGCAGCACAACAAATTACGTTATAAGGcaatccattcatccacccatccaagTAAAAGACAAATAAGCAAATTCCATccacaaataaagaaaacagcgcataatatgatttttttttaatacgggAATGTTTTATCAACCGAGAAAAGTGTGAataaattactataaaatacCTGGCACTGTCAGCCTGGAGGTGTGTTTCAGAGCAATGCAATTTGTATAGTGGACAATGAATGTGCGCTGCACATTTGTTATGTGCCAACAATAAGTGTTACATATaacatttgtaaacaatatatcaaaataaaacacgtATGACCTTTTTAGTCTTgtcaaaacattgaaaaagaCGTGGTGTTGTATGGGTGCTGTTTTGTAGTCTCATGTGCACGTAAGAGTTTCATTGAGTTGATTCTACAACTGCTTGGTCACATAATTATCATATTAAAACATCAAAACCTTAAAAATTCTTAAACAACCACTTTTCACTGTATCGTGATTTGTAGTTTGGCATGAATTGACCTTTggtaatgtgactttttaccattGTAAGGATCGaaacggtaaaaaaaaatgaacacatcaggtgaaaattaaaataaacattcattGTACTGTAAGTGTCCTCAACAGTCTTACCCCTAAAAGCTATTCCCTCAGATTGGGTTTTGTTTGAttgaatacaagacatttcacTGTAAGCTCCTCTCTCCACTCTTTTCAGTTGGTGATGCTGCCATGTTTGCCAGTCCACAGCTCTCGTAGCTCCACCTGGCAGCCCAGATCCCTGAGGGCAGCTTTAGCGGCATCGCTGCAGTCTTGATGGGTCCGTAGTGCTTGCGCTATGAGGGCCTCCACTCCCATGTCCAGAATCAATTGGCTGTAGCTGGGCTGACGCGACACCAGGTTCCTCAACAGCATGCATGCCTGTTTCTGGttataaatttgaaaaaatttaGACATAAAATATGGAAAGATGCTTGTGTGGTTTACAGTAAATACTTCATTGACGTGAAAGTACTGGAAGAAGGTATTTTTGTTAACAGTATGAAAAGGCCGGGTCGTCTTGTATTTTGGTACCCAcattttataatattaatacagtatttctGTCAAATCACATACAAATTAATTTCTAACTTATTTTAGGaagatttttttacattctgtctttCCCTCTGTTAAAATGAACCTACCATAAAAATTCTGGACTGCTCATATCTTTGTAATGTGGTAaccttacaaaatcagcaggggttcaaatacttatttcctcCACTGTATGTGAATGGGGCTTACCTGCACATTCACAGCATCAGTGTGAGCCTTCATAGCCTGTACAGCAGCTAAGGCACCTCCTTCCTCCATGATGACCTTGCAGTTGTTGGGTTTACGTAAAGCAAGGACGGAAAGGCACGCGCAGCCCTGCTCACACACCTGCAGGAAAGTATGAAAACTGCAAGATTACACAGAGTGGCACTTGACATTCACAGCGAGGCCACATAACCTACAGTGGAGTTTGACTGGTGTCTGTTCATGGCGATGACAATGAGCTGGACTCCACCCGCTTTAACAACAGCATCTTTTACATCATCATTTCCAGCGACGGCTCGTATTGCACTCAGGACCTGCCGAACCAACTCCTGCAAGGGCAAAAAACAGCTCAGTGACAATGGTCGTAGATTTATGGACAAACCCCTTTTGTAGCTTTCAATACCGGTGACTCATAGCTGTCTGCAAGCAGCGTCATAATGAGTTTCAGCCCTCCCAGGTCACAAATGTCTTGGCAGAACTCGTTCCTGACGGCCAAACGGGACAAGGTGGCGCAAAGCTCACTCAAGACAGAGATATTGTCATTATGAGCTGAGGGTAGAAAGATATCAATTATTAACATtcttaaaaagtcaaacatctactgaaaaaatgtaataagagACATGGAGCATACACTGGAACCTCAAAACTGGAAAGCCCCGCAAGTTTAATATGCCACAAAACATGCAGGACCAcaccatttttctttttctttggcttctgCAACACTTCTTCCCAAACAAGTTTAGACAGTGGAGTCTACAGCTAATGACATCCGCACTAACAGCAAGTTTAATCGTATTTGTGTTGCTggcaaatatatacagtatagtatagcaaatatataaatatatatatatagttatgcCGTTAAGTCGATTTATGGTTACACTTGTATGAGAAGATGTGTATTAACAATGTTAAAGGTGTCTTAATGTTGAggagtattataactttttttgcacATGTATGAGCGTtacgaatgttaaaatgttacttaaaacactgCTTGTAGTTAATAACGGTTTTATgctggccacagtttgactctggaacaaatcattttcattatttcctatgggaaaatgtgtttgtgtgttggttCTCCATAACAGTGATGAACTGGTCTTACCTTTCGCAGACTCTATTAACACCTTGAGCCCATTATGTTCAAGAACAATACTTTTGGCGTGCTCGTGAGCATGCCCAAATGTAACGCGGACATCATCGTCGAAGGTCATGACCCTGAGAGCTGCAGAGGCTTCCTTGACCACCTCAGCGCAGCCGCTATGCTGTTTGACGGCGTCAGTCAGCAGAGGCAGGACGCCTGCTTTGACTAAATCCTGTCTGTTCTGCTCGTGTTTCAAACAGCAGTGTCTTACAGCGCAGAGGGCGGCTCGCGTCACAGCTGAATCAGCGCTGTACTTCTTGAGAACATCCAAGAGGAAGCGTTGTCCGTCTGCGTCTAACAAGTCCGGTTGTCCGTCAGTCAGTGCAGCCAGGGCGCACAGAGCAGCCAACGCTGCTTCCTGCTCTCCAACATTCTTTTTACAGTAGGAGAGGATGATGGGGTATGCGTCTTTCTGGGCCGCCAGGTATCTTTGAGCAAATCCAAGTAAACATTGCTCGGTGAAACACTTTAGATCTGCTGCCACTTTGGTAATGTCAGCAGAGTCTTTTGCAATACGCAGGGACTCCAATGCCTGTAGGTGGCACAATCATGATGTTAAACATGGCAGAGAACACATAAAGCACATTAGTAGTGCGTAAAAGACATACCTTTAAGATCTCATGGGTTTTCTCTTGTTGTTGGTCATCAGACGGCACAGCAGGTACTGCTTTTACAATACAACTGAGGTCCACGCCTGCAAGTACAGTATACATCAGCAATCGGACTCTCAGTCACAACAAATgatcacatatactgtatatgcacaatAGGAAAGCAAATGACCGGCATCTACGCAATTACATCGTTTAAATAACTCATACGAGCATGATTCAATCAATTCCCACTGAGCTTCGTAATCAAGATAGGCTTTGAAGGTGGGGCATCCTCCCGTGTTTATGCTTCTCCGTCCTTTCTACAATACCTTGAGACTGAAACTGCTCTACAGCTTCCCTCAAAGCCTCGTCAGGATCCATCTCAAACTCGTCGATGTTTTCCCTCACCGCAGTATCGAATGTTTCCTGAGTGATCCTCCGTACAGCCATTTCACTTTTATCGTACCCTTTTAATGGAAGCGTGACAAGCCTTTTTGTTCTTTCTTGCAGATTGTCGATTAAAACAATTTAGCTATCTCGTAATGGCACTGCTAACGTTGGTTTTGATAACAAAACAACGTATTCGTTACCGCCCTATGTCTGTCTTCCCGCACTGTTATCAATGAAGCGACCACCGCTGTTTATTTACGCAATTTACGTACTCGAGCTCGGGTTCTTTAAACTTGTAAATTCTGCGTAAATTCGGCCGGTCCGTTTTGGTGAATTTCCGCCTGCGCAAAACGGTCCCGCACATTTATCTCCTGAGTAGAAACATATGTTGTTGTATACAGTTCCGTATACCTTTCATTTCCTTATGCcgaaaagaaaaatattatcatttgctcaatattgtattatttcatCATATGTTAGCAAAGACGAGTGGATAATATAATTCATTAAGTGAAACCTCACTTTTTGACACatggggggaacatgcaaattcaCCGAGCACTTTTTAAAGGTACACCTATTGAGCAACAATTATATTGtttctttttacaaaaaatgtttgtacTTATTGGCGCTATTATCGACAAATTAACTGAAGTGAATGCAACGTTTAATCATACTGAGATGTATGACAGTGCTGAATAAAGTGCACCATCTTCTGACGCTGCATATGCAGGACTATTGTGGAGAAATGAAACCAAAACTACAATAATGACGTTTCCGCTTCTCTAAAAATGTGCAGTCTTTAAACTGGCACTGTGAGGTCACTGAAGGTGCTGTGTATGTGCTGACATGTAAAACCATTAAGCATCTAGAGTGATGTTTTTGTCAAACTGATGAATGGACATGCCTTATCAAAACATTCATTAGTGCCTGAGGGGAATGTTAAGGCTCAATAATGGCAACTGTCTccgctgtctttttttttttttttttatcatttaataGTGAGCATCAGCTGCATGTTGTGGTCGACAACAACACAAACTAagcaagtcaaaatataaatacaagtgaactaaaatagtaaaagtaaaacatgtacagtacagctaAGCTGCACAGTGAGATCTTTACTGTGCCTCTATAACACAGTAAATTAAATTTTACAGTTGTCCGGTGCACCTAGTGATGatggtacttaaaaaaaataataatcattgttTTCAATGATTTCTCAAGAAAACGGAATTATGCTTGTGCAAGACCAGATGCTGTTTCAATGCACCAGAACCTTTCACAGCGCAGTCAAACCAAGTCATGAAACGTGGCCTTTGAACCAAAGATCTTGttttaagtgttaagttgcAGTGGGCAGTTGTGAGGTTTCACCTAGACAGGATAAAAACACAGCTGATAAGAATGGAAGTAGAGGCAAATGGGTCCTTGGCTGTGAATGTTGTGAAAATATGTTTGATAAGAACACAGGTTCCAGAATGTCAAGCCCTATTAACTTCTCATTAGTGAGCATGATTGACTGTAGCTGATAGTTTATCTTTGGCAgcatgggggaaaaaattacgCTCATTGGATGGATCAAGACAATGGGAAAGTCCAAGGAACTCATGAAGAACTAAGGAAAACTGGAGATTTACACAGTTTTGAAAAGCCTTTCAGAGCCATTTCCAGATTCTCAGATGATCGGTTCAAACagttgcatgtactgtatataattatcTAAATTGTatagcttttattttttttaaatgtaataaattacaacaaacaaaagaaatcaactctcattcattcacattcaggTATGTCCTGTTTTAAGGTAGTCTACCTCAGCGGATGTCTACTGTTGCTATGACAACTCAggataacaatttaaataaaaataatgcaggATTTTCAGAATACTACGATGCATGACTCACATTATAAAACCTGCATTTCAGTTCAATATAATTGCAATATGTTGTGTAATTCATACAATACCCTCCAGGGTAGATGATAACACAAGCTGATCAGACCCACTTGCCTACTGATTGATTTGATTCTTAAACTGTGTTTCTACTGGgcatgctgtgtttttattgggctAAATGGTTTCAATTCTGaaatataatgtagtatgaaCATGATGCATGTTGAGTGAGAAAAGCTATTTTTGAGATGGACAAAGACAACAGAAAAATTAATATGCACTAGTATGCATTATGCAACtattataaattaataaattaataaatacatatattttacatatatatatatatatatatatatgtatgtattttttttacaactcaATTGAAACATGAAGcccattatattattatttaaatgtaaaatactaCCATCTATTTGATTTTGTATCACATGGCGGCATCATATTATGTGTCCTTTATCTGGTCCAGAAGCACAGAAGCCGTCACCAGGAGGTGGAGTCTCGTCTTCGTCGTGAGTTTCAACTTCTGGGACTGCTTGGAGGTTTTTTCTTGGACGCAGCTGAGAGGAGTCGTTTCCTGCCAAATAGTGAGCCCGGCCTGATCGTGACTGCAGCAGCCACTTCCTGCATTGTTACTGCTTAATGAGGATTAAGTTGACGCTGTCATGTAGTTGCTGCTGGCCGCCATTAGGCCTCctcacaggaagaagaagaaaaaaaacattctggagTTGATATGAACCTGATTAGGACCAATTAGATAACTTCTCCATGTTTTGACAGATAGCTTCATAGTCccccatattttattttaataaacatCTCTttggaatataaaaaaaatactgaagtgCTTCTTTGTTAAAAtttataatgaataataaaaatcatATCAAAACTACATTTATCTACCATTCCCCTCACACTATTTAATGTTTACTGCAGtggtattttattgtattacatTTCCAGTTCTTCCTGTTATTGTGTCCACCATAGGCATGCATTGCTCACTCTCTAAATGTTGTGGCACTTTTCAAGGCTCTCATCACCAAAGCAATGAAcgcattatttttgttatgtatGTGTGCGGTTTATGCAGTacaacaatgatccaaaacacaccagtaagtccacctctgaatggctgaagaaaaaaatgaagactttggagtggcctagtcaaagtcctgacctgaatcctattgaggtgCTGTGGTATGACATTAAAAAAGCTGGAAAACACTCCACTGTggttgaattacaacaattctgcaaagatgagtgggccaaaaagtgctgtaagagactcattgctggttactgcaaacgcttgattgcagttgttgctgctaagggtggcacaactagttattaggtttgggggcaatcactttttcacacagggccatgtaggtttggtaggtttttttctgccttaataataaaaggtttcatttaaaaactgcattttgtgttcagttgtgttgtcattgactaatatgtacatttgtttcattatctgaaacatttaagtgtgacaaacatgcaaaaaaaaaaaaaaaaagaaatcaggagggggcaaacacttttcctcACCGCTGTATATGGTCTCACAGTCACAGGCGGCCCTCTGAGGGCTACGATTACAGTGTGAAAAATGAGTTTGACGCACTTTTGAGTCTCCaatcatttttggaatgtgggaggaagcaggagtacacagagaaaacccacgcatgcatggggagaacatggaaattccacacagaggtgCCCAAAAGAAGATACAAATCCTCAATCTCAtaactgtgaggccaacatgccaactactaggccaccatgcgacCATTATCGTATAATTAACTGGCAACGCAAGCGAGTACACCCCACAgtcaacatgtccaaagtgtcaatatttagatGGCGCTCACACTAAATAGTGTAGTGCTAGGTAGTTATCCAGCACtaccttaatcctcttgggcatggaattgaccAGAGTTGCACACGTTACTGAAATCCTCGTTcgctcctccatgatgacatcactggtggtgCTGGGGGACGTTAGACACCTTGGGCTCCTCCATCTTCCTTCCGCTTGAGGATGTTTCACAAGTGTTCAATTGGGTTCAaatctggaggagacatactcgACCACTACATGGCCTGCACCTTCATCTACTTCAGCAATGCGCttgatcatcttggaggtgt
This sequence is a window from Dunckerocampus dactyliophorus isolate RoL2022-P2 chromosome 2, RoL_Ddac_1.1, whole genome shotgun sequence. Protein-coding genes within it:
- the armc6 gene encoding armadillo repeat-containing protein 6, producing MAVRRITQETFDTAVRENIDEFEMDPDEALREAVEQFQSQGVDLSCIVKAVPAVPSDDQQQEKTHEILKALESLRIAKDSADITKVAADLKCFTEQCLLGFAQRYLAAQKDAYPIILSYCKKNVGEQEAALAALCALAALTDGQPDLLDADGQRFLLDVLKKYSADSAVTRAALCAVRHCCLKHEQNRQDLVKAGVLPLLTDAVKQHSGCAEVVKEASAALRVMTFDDDVRVTFGHAHEHAKSIVLEHNGLKVLIESAKAHNDNISVLSELCATLSRLAVRNEFCQDICDLGGLKLIMTLLADSYESPELVRQVLSAIRAVAGNDDVKDAVVKAGGVQLIVIAMNRHQSNSTVCEQGCACLSVLALRKPNNCKVIMEEGGALAAVQAMKAHTDAVNVQKQACMLLRNLVSRQPSYSQLILDMGVEALIAQALRTHQDCSDAAKAALRDLGCQVELRELWTGKHGSITN